A portion of the Tiliqua scincoides isolate rTilSci1 chromosome 3, rTilSci1.hap2, whole genome shotgun sequence genome contains these proteins:
- the LOC136645213 gene encoding uncharacterized protein → MLSFFSRCTVQKKKNCLIGGMSEEDEPNISQESDVLFLGALQESTAKPDPPSQSGDNSDCMKKTFIFRKGLPSSTRLTPPPSSDGLYSASSSGESSPALFKRAKGIIDSALTARCGGGGGSGVFKRVARGSPKSSTGGGNTVSVQSQAGVSGPQGKSPLSPKPGTSKPHALDSHKKRNPRPMPPAPGNVVQRNIPMSPRPSTSTAGNQKGNTVPVQNILQIKADGGPSTSNAASIPNQKGTVTPTGRPSLDRKRPPAAALSESESEDFAPKKKQKKTRNLDPDECFELGGLLNQCMNSVIEKERKLSAQLSYWNSELKKHWCSLFQGKGLDKQMLVSFQENIKNFQIYPESLQGDLSQTPHSSPLDAGVNQFGAGFPQDSSDSEDDDDIGLSPIPQGSPVPAPNVGVDMVEDHSDSGYSSNRTRVSDSGYSTMNTTGGEEEEPEPRVYLEREGRWEWHAQRLPVSRYTFSFRFVNLERLSNPLLVEHAIISNIQDLLGELRSEIHPSDLVQLRLEGEGLNNPLFSLRRHINALDAASFFANIGNLIQSNAEVHLHERASALLPTGCKNIEEGLYVVQG, encoded by the exons atgttgtcttttttttccaggtgtacagtgcaaaaaaaaaaaaattgtttgattgGTGGAATGTCAGAGGAAGATGAACCAAATATTTCACAGGAATCTGATG tgctgtttctgggggcactgcaggaatcaactgctaaaccag atcccCCTAGCCAGTCAGGTGACAATTCAGACTGTATGAAAAAGACTTTCATATTTCGAAAAG gacttccttcaagtaccagattaacccccccacccagttctgatgGGTTATACTCAGCTTCCAGTTCTG gAGAATCATCCCCCGCCCTtttcaaaagag ctaaaggaattattgattcagctctcacagccagatgtggtggtggtggtggttcggGCGTTTTTAAAAGAG ttgctagagggtcaccaaaatccagcacagggggag GAAATACTGTGTCTGTGCAAAGTCAAGCAGGTGTTAGTGGACCCCAAGGAAAATCTCCATTGAGTCCAAAGCCTGGCACGTCCAAACCacatgctctggacagtcacaaaaaaa GAAATCCAAGGCCAATGCCTCCAGCACCTGGTAATGTGGTCCAAAGAAACATTCCCATGTCACCAAGACCTAGTACCTCAACAGCGGGGAATCAGAAAG gaaatactgtgcctgtgcaaaatattcttcaaataaAAGCTGATGGAGGGCCCTCCACTTCTAATGCAGCATCTATTCCCAACCAGAAAg GAACTGTCACACCTACAGGGAGACCATCCCTTGACCGGAAacgtcctcctgctgctgccttgtctgaaagtgaatctgaagattttgctccgaagaaaaaacagaagaaaaccagaaaccttgacccagatgaatgttttgaattgggggGGTTATTGAATcagtgtatgaattctgttattgagaaggagagaaaactctCAGCTCAGCTTAGCTACTGGAACTCAGAGCTAAAAAAGCACTGGTGTTCGTTGTTTCAGGGCAAGGGGCTTGACAAacagatgcttgtttcttttcaagaaaatattaaaaacttccaaATCTATCCTGAGAGTCTGCAGGGGGACCTGAGCCAGACACCACACAGCTCTCCACTTGATGCAGGGGTGAATCAGTTTGGGGCAGGCTTcccacaggactcctctgattcagaggatgatgatgatataggactttctcccatcccccaggGGTCACCTGTTCCTGCACCAAATGTTGGTGTTGATATggttgaagaccattctgatagtGGGTATTCCTCCAATCGAACCCGTGTGTCCGATAGCGGTTATTCCACCATGAACActacagggggggaggaggaggagcctgaacCAAGAGTCTACCTTGAAAGGGAGGGTCGCTGGGAATGGCATGCTCAGAGACTACCTGTCTCCcgatacactttttccttccgtTTTGTAAACCTGGAGCGTTTAAGTAACCCCCTGCTGGTTGAACACGCCATAATCAGTAACATTCAGGACTTATTGGGAGAATTACGTAGCGAAATACATCCTTCGGATTTAGTACAACTGCGTCTTGAAGGAGAAGGGTTAAATAACCccctcttctccttgaggagacacatCAATGCTCTGGACGCCGCatcattttttgctaacatagggaatctcattcagagcaatgcagaagttcatctccatg aaagagctagcgcattactgccaacaggatgtaaaaatattgaggaaggcctgtATGTTGTTCAGGGATGA